The Streptomyces sp. NBC_00459 DNA segment GTCGGCATCGAGTCCAACAGGCCCCAGGTGTACGGGTGTTCAGGCGTCCTCAGTACCTCGGCCCGGGTGCCTCGCTCCACCGCCCGGCCCGCGTACATCACCAGGATGTCGTCCGCCATGCGGGAGATGACGCCGAGGTCGTGCGTGATGAAGACGATCGACGTGCCGAACTCCTGCTGGAGATCCCCCAGCAGGTCCATGATCTGGGCCTGGACCGTGACGTCCAGGGACGTCGTCGGCTCGTCGGCGATCAGGAGTTCCGGGTCGCACACCAACGCCAGCGCGATCATCGCCCGTTGGCGCATACCGCCGGAGAACTGGTGGGGGTAGTCGTCCGCCCGCGTGGCCGGCTGCGGGATGCCCACGCGCCTCAGCATCTCCACGGCACGGGCCCTGGACTCCCTGCGCGAAGCCCCGGTGTGCTTGGCGTACGTCTCCGCGATCTGCCGGCCCACCGTGTGGAACGGCGACAGCGACGCCAGCGCGTCCTGGAAGATCATCGCCATCCGGTTGCCGCGGAGCTTCTCCAGCTCCCGTTCCCGGGCCGTCAGCAACTCCTTGCCGTCCAGCAGGATCTGCCCGGTCAGCGTCGTGCGCGTACGGTCGTGCAGGCCCAGGATCGCCAGGTTCGTCACCGACTTGCCCGAGCCGGACTCGCCGACGATGCCCAGGGTCCGGCCGCGCCCGACGTCGAAGGACAGACCGTCCACCGCCCTCACCACGCCGTCGTCGGTGGCGAAGTGCACCTTCAGGTCCCGTACGGAGAGGAAGGCGTCGCTCGGAGGGGTGGGCAGTAAGGTCATCAAGTCCCCCTACGCCAGCCTGATCCGCGGGTCGATCAGCGCGTACACCGCGTCCACCACGATGTTCGCCACGACGATCGCCGCGGCGGCCACCAGGACCACCCCCAGCAGCAGTGGCAGGTCGTTGTCCCGTACCGCCTTGATGGACAGGGCGCCGATGCCGTGCAGGCCGAAGGTCTCCTCCGTGATGATCGCGCCGCCGAGCAGATAGCCGATGTCGAGGCCCAGGATCGTGACGATCGGGCCCATCGCGCCCCGCCAGGCGAACCGGAAGAACACCGTGCGGCGGGACAGACCCTTGGCGCGGGCCGTACGGACGTAGTCCTCGGCGAGGGTCTCCACGAGCTGGGAGCGGGTCATCCGGGTGTAGTTGGCGGTGAAGATGATCGCGAGGACGAACCAGGGCAGCAGCAGGCCCTTGAACCAGGCCGCCGGGTCCTGGGTGAAGCCGACGCTGTCCTGGGGGCGGGGGAGGATGCCCCACTGGTCGGAGAGGTAGTACATGGCCACCACGCCGACGATGTAGATCTGCAGGGACGAGCCGATCAGCGAGATCGACGAGGCGATCTTGTCCAGGGCCCGGCCCTGCTTCACCGCCGCGAGCATGCCCGTGCCGACACCGAGGACCACGAAGACCACCGTGCTGCCCAGCGCGAGGGAGAGCGTGGTGGGGAAACGGTTGGTGATCAGGCCGAGGACCGGCTCGTGGTTGGTGAACGAGTAGCCGAGGCAGGGCGCCGAGCAGTGGCCGAGGCCGGCGTAGTCACGGCCCACGAACACGCCCGCCAGCCAGTGCCAGTACTGCACCGGCAGCGGGTCGTCGATGCCCAGGTTGCGCCGGACGAGCGCGAGCGTCTCCGGCGTGCAGAGCTTGCCGCAGGCGCTGCGGGCCGGGTCGCGCGGGGCGACGTAGAAGAGGACGAAGGTGATCGCGCTGATGACGAGGAGGATCATCAGCGCGCTGAGCGTCCGGCGGAGGATGAAGCGGAACATGGCGATCGGATTCCCTGGCGGAACCCCCGGCACCGGTCCCTGGTGGGCGGGACCGGTGCCGGAGTGGTCGGGTGGGAGGTGGGCGGGGGTATCGATGAACTCCGGTGCGGTAACGCGCCCCTTCAGGGGCGCGGGGAACTGCGCGACCAGCCCCCACCGGCCCGCAGCCGAAGAACCGCGGACCCAGCGCTACTTGGCGAACAACTTGTAAAGCACGAACGACGAGTTGAGCGGGTCGTACTCCGTCCCACCCACCTTGCTGCCGTACAGGTAGAAGCGGCGCTGATACGTCTCGGGGATGATCGGCGCCTCCTTCTCCATGAGCTCCTTGTCCAGCGCCGCCCACGCCGCGTTGGCCTTCGCCGGGTCGGTGAGGGCGGCGGCCTTGTCGATCGCCGCGTCGACCCAGCTCACCTTCAGCTGTGAGACGTTGTTGGCGCCGTTGGCGATCGTCCGGCCGTCGAAGAGGGGCTGGAGCATGGTGTAGCCGGTGGGCCAGTCGGGGGACCAGCCGAACCACATCACGTCGAAGGAGTTGTCGATCTGCTGGACCTGGTCGTAGTAGCTGGTCGACTCCACCGGCTTGACCACCGGGTCGAAGCCCGCGTCCTTCAGGGCGTTGGCGATGACGACCTTCGTCTTCTCGTAGGCGTCGTTGCCACCCTGCGGGTAGGTGTAGACGATCTTCTGGCCGAGCTTGCCGGCCTCCTTCAGCAGCGCCTTCGCCTTCGCGGTGTCGCCCTGCGGTTTCGCCAGCTTGCCGTAGACGTCGAACTTCACCCGGCCCGCCATGTCCGGGCCGAGGATCGTGGTCGCGTAGTCGCCGGCGGACGGGCCGCCGTAGATGGTCCGGATCTGCTGCAACGGCCAGGCGTAGTTGAGCGCCTGACGGACCTTCAGGTCGGTGATCCGCCTGCAGTTGATGGCGTAGTAGTACAGGCCCGTCAGCAGTCCGTCGACGGTACGGCTCTTCAGCGCGGGCGTCGTCAGCACCTTCTGGATGCGCTCGGCCGGTACCCCGCTGTACGCCATCACCGCGTACTGGTCGGTCCCGGAGTCGGCGATCAGCCGGTCGGTGCTCTGGAGCGACTCGGGGCCGAACTCGAAGGCGAACGAGTCCGGGTAGGCGTTGCGGATCGGGTCGGTCGCCGGGTCCCAGTGGGTGTTGCGGACCATCGTCAGCGACTTGTCGACGGAGTGCTGGGAGAGCCGGTAGGGCCCGCAGGAGAACGGGTCCTTGTCGTACTTCTCCTTGGTGTCGTGCTTGGCGGACACCGCTCCGTACGACTGCATCGCCAGCGTCCAGTTGAGGTCCGGGCGGGCCGTCTTGAGGTGGAAGGTGATCGTCTTCTTCGCGGTGTCCGTGACGACCGAGTCGAGGTGCTTGCCGTCGTACGGGCCCTTGTAGACCGAGCGGAAGTCGTTGGTGCCGGTCAGCGCGGCCTGGAGGTAGGTGGCGCCCTCGGTGGTGAAGCTGGCGAAGCCGCGCTCGATGCCGTGCCGTACGTCGTCGACGGTCAGCTCGCTGCCGTCCTCCCACTTCAGCCCGTCCTTCAGGGTGAAGGTCCAGGTCTTGCCGCCGTCCGCCATGGTGCCGGTGTCGGTGGCGAGGTCACCGACGAGCTTCATCGCGCCGCCGTCGACGCGGTAGCCGGTCAGACAGCGGATGTAGAGGTTGCCGACCTCGGAGTTCCACGAGTAGTAGATGCGCTGCGGGTCGAGGTGCGAGAAGTCCTGCGGGCCGATCGGCCGGATCGTGCCGCCCTTCTTCGCCCCCGGGATCTCCGGCGAGGGCCCCGTGGAGTCCTCCTTGGTGCCGATGGTGACCGACGCGAACTTGCTGGTCCCGGCCGCGTCGCCGCCCCCCGACGTACCACCGCCTCCCCCACCGCTGCTGCACGCGGACAGAACCATGGAGCCGCCGGCGGCTACCGAGGTGGCGATGACGAAGTTTCTGCGGGAGAGAGACATGGGGTGTCCTGCCTGAATCAGGGAGAAGGGGTGTTCCCGGGGTTCCCGGAGGTGTCCGGTTTTTTTGGGCGGGGCCGGTGCGGGGCGGTGACGGCGCTGCTGTTCAGCGCCTGGTCTTCGGGTCCAGTGCGTCGCGCACGGAGTCGCCGAGGAGGTTGAAGGCGATCACGAAGATCACCATCGACAGGCCGGGGAAGAGCATGTAGGTGATGTCGTTCTGGTAGACCTGCGCCCCGCGCTGGATCATCACGCCCCAGTCGGGAGTGGGGTCGCTGAGCCCGACCCCGAGGAAGGCGAGCGCCGCCTCGGTGGTGACGTACATGGGCAGCGCGAGGGTGGCCTGGATGAGGATCGGGGTCCACAGGTTGGGCAGCAGCTCCCGGAAGATGATCCGGGCCGGGGAGGCGCCGGTGACCTTGGCGGACTCCACGAACTCCCGCTCGCGCAGGGCGAGCACCTCGCCGCGCAGCAGGCGGGCGATGGGCGCCCAGCCGAACGCGGTCATCACGGAGATGAGGCTGACGACGGTCAGCCAGGTCGGGGTGTTCTCCTCCGGCGACACGAAGACGGAGATCATCACCGGCCAGAAGGCGATGAAGAACAGGGTGGAGGGGAACGCCAGCAGGATGTCGATGACCCGGCCGACGAAGCCGTCGATCCGCCCGCCCAGATAGCCGGCCGTGAGACCGACGGCGATGCCGAAGACGGTGACCAGCACGGTCGTCACCGTGGCGATGAGCAGCGAGTTGCGGATGCCGTAGAGCAGCAGGGTGAAGACGTCCCGGCCGAGCTGCGGTTCGACCCCGAACCAGAAGTCGCCGCTGATACCGCCGTTGGGCCGGATCGGGAAACCGAACTCGTTGAGCAGGCCGGTGCCGTTCTGGCCGTATGTCGTGTACGGGTCCTTGCCGTAGACCTTGGCGATCAGCGGGGCGGCGATGCCCGCCACGAAGAACAGCACGACCACGGCGGCCGAGACGACCCCGGTGCGGTCGCGGCGGAAGCGCAGCCAGGCGATCCGCCCCGGCGAGCGGCCGGTGCCGCCGCGGGCCGGCGCGGATGGCGTCGGCGGTACGGCACCGGAATCGGCCGCCACCTGGGGTGCGGTGGCGGAAGGCATAGGCGAGGTCATGGTGCTCCAGGCCCGGAGTGGTGAGGGCCCCGCGTACAGCAGAACAGCGGGCTGAATATGACTTTTCAGCGCTGATTCAGCTGGCGTCAATGCTTCATTGACGCCTTTGATCTGGACTTTTGTCCTTTGACCCAGGGCTGGGGCGTCGCTTGGTTCAGCTTTGGATGGCCATGACCAAAGCGGGAGGGAACCGGCGACGTGCCTTCCCCGGCCCCGGTTCCCATGTTCTGCCGCCGGCGGTCCCTGCGGAGTTCCGACGGAACTCTCGGACGATCTTGCCGACGGGGTGAAATAACCGCATAAATATGCACGAACCGCGTTAACACGCAGGCAACTTGGCCGACCCGATCTCGATATATGGACGGTCCACTCTGAGGAACGTACGGCCGTGCGGGTGCCGTAAACGGGCTGGGGCTCGCCATGTAGCCCCAGCCCGTTGCCGTACCCGCGTGAGACCTGCGTGAGACCTACGCCGGCCCCAACGCCCTCTTCAGGAAGTCCACCTGAAGCAGCAGCAGGTTCTCCGCGACCTGCTCCTGCGGGGTCATGTGGGTGACGCCCGACAGGGGGAGCACCTCGTGCGGGCGGCCATCGGCCAGCAGGGCCGAGGACAGGCGCAGGGCGTGGGCGAAGACCACGTTGTCGTCGGCGGTGCCGTGGACGACCATCAGCGGCCGGTGCGGCTCGGCGGGCGACGAGAGACCTTCGTCGCCGACGAGCGAACTGTTCGCGTACGCCTCCGGGGTCGCGGCCGGGTCACCGAGATACCGCTCCGTGTAGTGCGTGTCGTACAGCCGCCAGTCCGTCACCGGGGCGCCCGCGATACCCGCGTGGAAGACGTCCGGCCGCCGCAGCACCGCCAGCCCCGCGAGCCAGCCGCCGTACGACCAGCCCCGGATCGCCACCCGGGAGAGATCGAGCGGGTAACGCTCGGCGAGGTCCAGCAGGGCGTCGACCTGGTCGTCCAGCGACACCGTGAAGTCGCCGTGGACGGCTTTCTCCCAGGCGGGCGACCGCCCCGGCGTACCCCGCCCGTCGGCCACGACCACCGCGAACCCCTGGTCGGCGAACCACTGCGAGGTCAGGTGTGCGTTGTGCGCGGCGACCACCCTGGGGCCGTGCGGACCACCGTAGGGGTCCATGAGGACAGGGAGGGGAGTGACGCCGTCGTAGTCGGTCGGCATAAGCAGGGCGCATGGAATTCGGCGTGCGCCCCCCTCGGTGAGGGTCATGCGCGGGGACAAACCGGGGTCTTCCGCATACGAGGTGATGGTCGCAGCTCGCTTCCCGTCGCGCAGCACCTGTACCTGGGCCCCCGGCCGGTCCGGCACCGCCGATACGAGTACGGTCACGCCCCCGGCGCGAACCGCCGAGTGCACGCCGGGCTCTAGCGAGACGCGCTCCAGTCCGAGCTCATTCACTCGATAGACGTGCACTTCGCCGATTTCGCTGCCGACTGCATCCGCACCTGCCGACGCAGACACGAGCACATCGTGGGCCGACACGTCCAGCACCGCCCGGACGTGCAACTGGGCTCCGGTCAGGGGCCGTTCACCGACCGCCAACACCCTGGCGCCCCCCTCGTCGGCGATGCGCACGAGCTGTCCGGAGGGGCTCCAGCAGGGCACACCGGGGAAAAGATCCAGCCAATGTGGATCTTCCTCCGCGTGCACCATCCGGGTCGTCCCCGAATCGGGGTCGACGGCCAGGAAGAGCTGCCCGCGCTGGTCCCGCGACTGCACCAGAAGCAGCGGCGCACCCGCCCCTGACCAGTGCACACGCGCCAGATAGGGGTACTTCTTCCGATCCCAGACGACCTCGGTGCGCACCCCTTCGAGGGTGAGTACGAAGAGCCGCACCTCCGCGTTCGGGGTGCCCGCCGCCGGATACGCGACGCGCTGCGGCTCGCGTTCCGGATGCGCCGGATCGGAGATCCACCAGCGGTCCACGGGCGCGTCGTCGGCCCGCGCGACCAGCAGCCGGTCGGACTCCGGGGACCACCAGAAGCCACGCGAACGGGACATCTCCTCGGCCGCGATGAACTCGGCCAGCCCGTACGTCACGGTCTCCGACTCGGGCTCCGCGAGCGCGCGGGACTCCTCGCCGGCCAGGTCCGTGAGGTGCAGGGCGCCGTCCGCGACGTAGGCGACGAGCCGTCCGTCGGGGGAGGGGCGCGGGTCGATCACCTGCCCCCGGGCGGGGATCTCACGCACTGTCCCGGCCTGCAGTTCGGCCACGAAAAGCCGCCCGGACAAGGCGAAGGCGGCCAGTTCCACGGCCGAGTCGGTGGCGTATCCGACGATCCCGGCGCTGCCCTCCCGGCTGCGCTCCCGGCGCGCCCGCTCCTCGGCGGACAGCTTCTCGTCGGCCCCGCCGAGGAGCGTGAACGGGTCGGCGGCGACCCTCCCCCAGCCTTCGGCCGGGGGGACCCCCATCTCGCTTCGCTCGCCGCCGTCGGGCAGGTCGAGCACCCACAGCTTGTTGGCCCGGTCGGTACCGGCGGAGGACCGCAGGTAGGCGACCCGCGACCCGTCGGGCGCCACGGTGAACGCACGGGGCGCGCCGAGCGTGAATCGCTGGGTGCGGGCGTGCCGACGGGGGAAGGAGACAGGCTCGGTCGTCATGCCCCGACCATATTGGCCATGCGCCCCCTTGTGCGGCCGTGCGCCGACCGATGCGCGCGGGCGAATAGTTATGATCACTGGCGGCAAGTGGGTATGAACCTGCTGGCCACTGTATGGATTTCCTGCCCCCATAGTCCGACCCCCGGTCCCTGGGCCCTTTGGAGGTGAGCCGCCGTGGCGCTCTCGATTTCGGCGGTAGTGCTGCTGGCGATCATCGTCTTCTTGCTGATCAAGAAGTCGGGTCTCAAGGGAGGGCATGCGGTGGTGTGCATGCTGCTGGGGTTCTACATGGCCTCATCGACCTTCGCCCCGACGATCAGCGACCTGACGACGAGCATCGCGGGCATGATCGGTGACCTGAAGTTCTGAGCCGCGCCCGCTGTTCGGGCGCCGGTGCGTGGGCTTCGGTGGGCTCCGGAAGGTGGTTGACCGGAGCCCGAGCTCGCCGGGTGTGTTCCGGGTGGACGGACACAACGCTGACGGTCGGCTCGGGGAGCCGGCGAAGGCGTCGCCCGACTTCTGGCGTCTGTACGGCTACCTGGCCGTCCTGGCCGTCTACGGGGCGCAGGGCGGAACGCATGCCCTGGCCGGCTTGAACGCCGCTTACGCGGGCGGTGGGCAGTTCGGCGAGGTACTTGGCCGAGGAGTTGGTCACCCGGACCGGTGCACGCGTTGAGGGCACCGCCAGATCGACCGCCTCAACGTGCTGACCCAGGCCGGTGAGCTCGTCGGCTGGAGCCGTGGTCCCATGACTTGGCGCGGGACGCCACAGGCCCCTTGGCGACGACTGCACCCACCGTGCTGTGCATGACCAGCACCGCCCGTAAGACGTGAACTACCGCGCCTTGCCTTTGCCCTTCATGCGGAACTTTCGCATTCGCTCACGCTCATGTTGCGGGCCGTGTCACCGGGACTCCGAAGACGAGGATGATACGCACTATTCCTTGGAGAGCCGCGTCGTCTTCCCATTCTCCTCCGCTGCCAAGGAGCTTGAGGGGGAACCGTCCTGCGCGGATACCTTGGCAAGGCTGAGAACCTGATGGCGACGGAGTGTCAGAAAGGCCGCAGCTGCCAGCAGGAGCAAGGCCAGTGCTGCAGTTCCAAACATCGGCAGATTTACGATGGGCGGGCTGTTGACCCAACTTTGAGTAAGTACCCGAGAAGGGTCCTGGGGGTCGTAGCGAACCGTCAGGGTCTGCCCGACCTGTACTTCTGGGCGCATTCCCGCATAGTCGTGCAAATTTGTGGTGACAGTCCCATCAGAACTTCGGAAGCGCACTTCTACGGTCTCAGGTTTGTCGTCGACCTTGGTGACTGCGGCCGTCGCAGTCACCCCGCGGGAACGAAGGTCATCAACGACTCCTTTCGAGGGAAGCCAAAGCGCGAGGAAGATGCCGACGCAAAGAATCCCCAAGCCCGCGAGAGTGAGGACAAGACGAAGCTGAGGGAGCGGCGGGCGAGGATGCCAGCCTTCGGCGACTGTCCTGGCTGCCTCTTTGGCCGCCGCGGCTCGGGCAGAACTCTGTGGGTTCCGAAAAGAGCTGGGTGAGCGTTTCCGTTGTTTCTTGGCCATTACCTATTCCTCATGAGAACCAACCTGAAACGGTATTCTTCACCGCTGAGGCCCCATCGCTGATTGTCTTTCCGGCGCTCTTTACTGATCCGCTGACTGCGTTGACGGCCTTCCTGCCGATCTCAGTGTCCTTGAGGAGGTACGAAGCGGTGTAGCCGACACCGAACCCTACGACAATGCCAGCAGCGATTCCCCAGCCGACCGGTCCACCGACTGCGGCAACGGCTGCCATACCGGCCCAGGTGCCAGCCATGCCGGCGCCCATACCGGCAACGTTGGCGGCAATGGCAACGTCTTTCTCTTCGCCACCGTGGATGTCCCAGGCGATTGCGCCAATCGTCAGGATCGAACCCACCAGTGGGAGTTTGCCACCGGTCCGCAGGATTTTACCGAAGGCGCCAGTGCTGCTTGGCGGATGCACGCTGGGAAGGCTCTTCATGACCCAACTCCCAGCATCGCCCACTGACAATTCCATCAGGCGCGAAAATGGTCCCATGCCGTACTTTGCCAGAGCGCGCTCGGCCTGGCGACCCGACGACTTTGCTGCTTTTGCGGCTCTCCGTGTTTCCTTCTTGAATACGCGCTTTTCTTCTGGAGTCATGGCATTGAGTCGACGCTGGTGGAGGTCGGAAGCCGTGTCGCTAAATTTCTGCGCCTGGGATTGAAAATGGTCAGCGTACTTGAACTGTACGCCGATAACCCCTGCAATCAATCCGGCGTGGTCGGACCAGGTATCGGCGGGATCACCGAGCTTGGCCACTGCTTTTTTGGCGTGATCCCATGCGATCTCCCAGAGCTCTGGATCGTTGCTCTGCATCAAGGCGCGATTGAATACCGCACTTGGCTTATCCTTCGGGATGTCGCCACTGAAGACGGAATAAGCCTTGTCAAAGCCAGGTGCGGGGGACTCGTAATTAACTGCCGCCGTGAACGCAGACCCGAAAATCTTGGTGTCCTCTTTTGCGGTCGGTGCATTCGCGGCCGCAATAGCCAAAGGGAGGTTCTCAAGTAGCTCAGGATTCATTTTGGCGTAGAAGGCCGAAGTGAAGTCCGGGTCGCCCTTGTGCAGGCTCAGAGTTTCTGCGATCCGGTGGAACTCGGCTCCAGCTTGGCTGGGATCAAGATCTCCGGCTTTGTTGACGGCCTCGGCAAGCTCTTTCCCGTCCTTCATGGCCGCGGCTCCGGTGAGGATGGGCTCGCGGAGCTGAATCATCGGAACCTTTGGATCGTAGCCTCCCTCCGTCTCCATTGCAGCCGCCAGCGTCTGGCGCCGCCGCAACATCGGGAGTTCGTCATCGACCCAACTGGCGATCTTTCCGATCTCTGTCAGGCTGCTGGAATCGAGACCGTGCTTTTGGAATCTTCCGAGGAATGCTGCTTTGGCGCCATGCAATTTCCTGCCGCCGGACTCCAGGCTGCTGATGGTCCTGAGTAAATTCTGGGGATTGATTCCCGAGAAGTTTGGGTCAGTCATTGGGGCTACCTCCTACTGCCCCATTCGCCAACTGAGGGTCCACCAAGACCCCTTGGGCGCCCGATCCCTGCAGCGCCTTTTCCATTCGTTGGGTCGGGATCATCACCCAGGCCTGTTCTTGGCCCAGAGCTTCGACAAGCAGGGGAACGGAGGTGAACGCCAGACACACCAGTCGTTCCCCACCGCCTTCGGTAGCTACAGGTACGAGCATCACGTCAACGGTGTCGTGCTGGACCGGGGAGCCGTCGGCGTTCCGAGGAACCTGACTCATGGTGGGAAGCACTAATAGATCGGGAATCTTGGCGGGTGCTGTTGCTGCGGTCATGGAATCAGGCTAGGCGGTATGGACGACGGGAAGCAATGCGATGGCCCGGGAACTACACGATCGGGTCGTGATTGTGGGAGCCAGGGTTCGGGTTGGTACGGTGTTGAGCAGTCGGCAGGTCGGTGTGCATAGAGGGTGCAGTCATGACGGATTCCGAGCTAAAAGTTTCAAATCCGCGTAAAGCGGACTTGGAGAAGTTGCGGCGAGATCTGGCGAAGGAAGTTGAAGGTTTGAGGGAGGCGCTCAAGAAGTCGACTGAGGACATCGGTGGTGACCATGTCTGGGTAGGGAAGAACGCTCGGGCATGGCACAAGGAGCTGGAAGGGCGCAACAAGAAATTGCGTGACCAAGTCGATAAACTGCTTCCCGTTATCGAGGCCGCAATCCGATGTGAGCCGGAAAAGGTATCCGCCACCGAGGCGAGGATGTACCACAACAGCATCTGACCTCGATCCTTCAGCGAGGTTCGTGCTCTGATCGACTCGGCGGTTCGCCCGTAATGTCCTCGCCCCTGTCGAGGTGGGGGGGCGCCTGACGCTGTGGGCGTGCCGGGTTCCAGGGGCCCGAAAATATTGCGGTGTGTCCTCCGTTCCGGTCTTTGTCGGTGCGAGAGTGCCGGTCGTCAGGTGACGGCCGGGCGGTCGGTGAGCCGTTGTCGGCTTGTGGTGAAGGCGCCTGCCCAGGGTTAGCCCTTGTCGATGCGCAGCCAGCGACGACGGGCGTGCTTCGTGAGGCGGGCGCGCAGGTGGTGGAGACGGAAGCGCATGGTGTCGGGCTCTGTGTCGGCGAGGTTCTCAACATCGTGCAGACCAGGAGCCGGACCCATGCGTCCAGGTGAAATGACCCTCGTTTGGTATCAGGGTGTTGGGTACTGCAAGCGCGTAAATGCCAAGCGCGTCAACCCGTGAGGCCGGGCTCGCCGCGGCCGTGCGCCGAGCTGGTCAGCGTTCGGTCGGATACGGCACGAAAGCGGTCCAGCTGGCGGAGGTGAAGGCCAGGCGGGGGCCGCCCATGACGTACTTGGAATCACGTACGTGGATGGTGCCCGGCGTGGTGGCGACCTCGACGCAGGAGTCGCCTTCGCTGCCGCTGCTGTGGCTGCTCTTGAACCACGCCAGGCCGGAGGCGCCCTCGGTCGAGGTGTTGCGGTTCATGTGTCCCCCAGCGCTTGTTCGATGAAGGCCGCTGATTCACGTGGGGTGAGAGCCTGGCCTCGGATGATGCCATACCGCAGTTCAAGGATACGGAGCTGCTTCGCATCGGAGACCGGTCGGCCGTTGGCCACCACTGGCGAACGACCCACCGCCGTACCGTCCGCGAACTTCAGCACCTCGATACTGCCGTCCACACCGGCGTGTTCCTCGCGATCCATCGGCATCACCTGAAGCTCGACGCCGCGCAACTGCCCTGTCTCCAGAAGATGTTCGAGCTGGCAGCGGAGCATCGCCTTCCCCCCGAGCGGGCGCCGAAGTGTCCACTCCTCCAAGACGAAGCCGAGTTCAGGCGCCGGATCCCGTTCGAAGACGGACTTGCGGGCCACCCGCGCCGCGAAGAACCGCTCCACCTCGCTCGCGGTGTACGCGGGGCGCCGCATCATGAGCAGGGCCCGTGCGTACTCCGGCGTCTGCAGCAACCCGTGGATGTTCAGCGGATCGTAGAGCTGAAGCTCGACCGCCTTGGACTCCAGCATCGCGATGGCCCGTACCTTCTTCGGGTGCCGGACCTTCTCCAAGTCCTCGTTCATGGCGGCGATCAGGCCGTCCGCCCCCAGCACCTCGTCCGCCTTCACCAGATACTCGGGCCGGGGGATCCGTTTCCCGCCCTCGACCTTGTAGACGATGTCCTCGCCGTATCCGAGCGCTCTGCCGAAGTCGGCCGCCCGCATCCCTGCCGCCTCCCGGCGCAGCTTCAG contains these protein-coding regions:
- a CDS encoding helix-turn-helix domain-containing protein; translation: MSVDSDAGQLKGEADEPGREVDPDDEWGVAVVETVGRQLKLRREAAGMRAADFGRALGYGEDIVYKVEGGKRIPRPEYLVKADEVLGADGLIAAMNEDLEKVRHPKKVRAIAMLESKAVELQLYDPLNIHGLLQTPEYARALLMMRRPAYTASEVERFFAARVARKSVFERDPAPELGFVLEEWTLRRPLGGKAMLRCQLEHLLETGQLRGVELQVMPMDREEHAGVDGSIEVLKFADGTAVGRSPVVANGRPVSDAKQLRILELRYGIIRGQALTPRESAAFIEQALGDT